One region of Rhizoctonia solani chromosome 9, complete sequence genomic DNA includes:
- a CDS encoding Retrotransposable element Tf2 protein: MAGPTKVKEVQSFLGFANFLHGFVTNFSHIAQPLHNLRRTCHGMEEREQEAFQGLKDAITMPQYFVMPIPPNNISWKPMCQVQPLAQYLANNRRMAVSTPWGFCQNHLRVPNKNYNTHDKELLTIIQSFEHWHIFLEGTLYPIMVFTDHRNLEY; the protein is encoded by the coding sequence ATGGCTGGTCccaccaaggtcaaggaagtacagtccttccttgggtttgcaAATTTCTTACATGGGTTTGTCACAAACTTCAGTCATATAGCCCAGCCCCTGCATAACCTAAGAAGGACATGCCATGgaatggaagaaagggaacAGGAGGCTTTTCAAGGTTTAaaggatgccatcaccaTGCCCCAGTACTTTGTCATGCCAATCCCTCCAAACAATATTTCCTGGAAACCAATGTGTCAGGTGCAGCCCTTGGCTCAATACTTAGCCAACAACAGGAGGATGGCTGTCTCCACCCCCTGGGGTTTTTGTCAGAATCATTTAAGGGTGCCAAACAaaaattacaacacccatgataaAGAACTCTTGACCATCATCCAATCATTTGAACACTGGCAcatattcctggaaggaacctTATATCCAATCATGGTATTCACAGACcatagaaacctggagtATTGA